A window of Metabacillus sp. B2-18 contains these coding sequences:
- a CDS encoding YjcZ family sporulation protein → MSGATPGYGYGGGFALIVVLFILLIIVGSAYVGY, encoded by the coding sequence ATGAGTGGTGCAACTCCAGGCTATGGCTACGGTGGTGGCTTTGCGTTAATCGTTGTGTTATTCATCCTACTAATTATTGTAGGCTCTGCTTACGTTGGTTACTAA
- a CDS encoding copper resistance CopC family protein: MKIIMLSLLSLLLIFPLAVSAHTTVKTSTPTEGEEITQELTELFIEFAGEIEDQSTLTLTKENEEQSFDTVTVQGSKLIGTLNSPLTNGSYVLSWKIAAKDGHILTGEIPFTVNLPATEESNTTNGESDKEAEAPSVEGSNQNDNEKASSVEEEQASPETETSVEETTNNSSFVTISVIILIIILISGVWILFRKKR, translated from the coding sequence ATGAAGATCATAATGCTATCGCTACTCAGTTTATTATTAATTTTTCCTTTAGCAGTTTCAGCACATACAACTGTTAAAACTTCAACTCCAACTGAGGGTGAGGAAATCACGCAAGAACTAACAGAGCTTTTTATTGAATTTGCAGGAGAGATTGAAGACCAAAGTACATTGACCTTAACAAAAGAAAATGAAGAGCAATCCTTTGATACTGTAACAGTTCAAGGTAGTAAGCTAATTGGGACATTAAATAGTCCACTTACAAATGGAAGCTATGTGTTATCTTGGAAGATTGCAGCAAAGGATGGTCACATACTTACAGGAGAAATTCCCTTTACTGTAAATCTCCCAGCTACAGAAGAAAGTAATACTACAAATGGAGAATCTGATAAGGAAGCTGAAGCACCATCTGTTGAAGGGTCAAATCAAAATGACAATGAAAAAGCTTCATCAGTTGAAGAAGAGCAAGCTTCACCTGAAACTGAAACAAGCGTTGAAGAAACAACAAATAACTCTTCTTTCGTCACTATTTCAGTTATTATCTTAATAATTATATTAATTAGCGGGGTATGGATCTTATTTCGTAAAAAGAGGTAA
- a CDS encoding glutamate-5-semialdehyde dehydrogenase, with product MSVTKEQPNVESQAIAAKKAAKKLSLLSTKEKNEALHILADTLDKNTQVILEANELDLQAGREKGFDAAYMDRLALSKERIYDFAEGLRQVAKLEDPTGKILSNWTLENGLLVEKVTVPLGVIGMIYEARPNVTVDATGLALKSGNAIVLKGGSSALSSNKAIVQVMHEALKETKIPQEAVQFIASTDREATQQLFTMKEHIDVLIPRGGGSLINAVVNNATVPVLETGVGNCHLYIDVEADVEKALNILVNAKTDRPAVCNALETAIIHEYWLEKNRDILVKTLQENGITVHGDETALTYIPNSVLANEEDWANEYLSLDLAVKTVSNVEEAIDHIEEYGTKHSEAIVTENKETAKTFMSLVDASALYHNASTRFTDGGALGFGAEIGISTQKLHARGPMGLPALTTVKFMMSGNGQTR from the coding sequence ATGTCTGTAACAAAAGAACAACCAAACGTCGAATCACAAGCAATTGCCGCAAAAAAAGCCGCAAAAAAATTAAGTTTATTATCAACTAAAGAAAAAAATGAAGCATTACACATTTTAGCTGACACTTTAGATAAAAACACACAAGTTATTCTTGAAGCAAATGAGCTTGATCTACAAGCAGGCCGTGAAAAAGGCTTTGATGCAGCATATATGGACCGCCTTGCCCTTTCAAAGGAACGTATCTATGATTTTGCTGAAGGCTTGCGTCAAGTAGCAAAGTTAGAAGATCCGACAGGAAAAATTCTTTCAAATTGGACTCTTGAAAATGGATTATTAGTTGAAAAGGTAACTGTGCCATTAGGTGTTATCGGTATGATCTATGAAGCGCGACCAAATGTCACAGTAGATGCAACAGGTCTTGCTCTTAAATCCGGAAATGCCATTGTATTAAAAGGCGGATCATCTGCTTTATCATCAAACAAAGCAATCGTGCAGGTTATGCATGAGGCATTAAAAGAAACAAAAATCCCACAAGAAGCTGTACAATTTATTGCCAGCACAGACCGTGAAGCAACACAACAACTGTTCACTATGAAAGAACATATTGATGTGTTAATTCCAAGGGGTGGGGGTTCACTAATAAATGCAGTTGTAAATAATGCTACTGTTCCAGTACTTGAAACAGGTGTCGGAAACTGCCACTTATATATTGATGTTGAAGCAGATGTTGAAAAAGCATTAAACATTCTTGTTAATGCAAAAACGGACCGTCCAGCTGTATGTAACGCGTTAGAAACGGCTATTATTCACGAGTATTGGCTAGAAAAGAACCGAGATATCCTTGTGAAAACTCTGCAGGAGAATGGAATTACAGTCCATGGAGATGAAACAGCTTTAACCTATATCCCTAACTCGGTACTTGCAAACGAAGAAGACTGGGCAAATGAATATTTAAGCTTGGACTTAGCTGTTAAAACAGTTAGTAACGTTGAAGAAGCAATTGATCATATTGAAGAATACGGTACAAAACATTCAGAGGCGATTGTAACTGAAAACAAAGAAACAGCCAAAACATTTATGAGCTTAGTAGATGCTTCAGCTCTTTATCACAATGCGTCTACTCGCTTTACTGACGGTGGAGCTTTAGGGTTTGGCGCTGAGATCGGTATTTCCACTCAAAAGCTCCATGCGCGTGGACCAATGGGATTACCGGCTTTAACAACAGTGAAATTTATGATGTCGGGTAATGGGCAGACAAGATAA
- a CDS encoding M42 family metallopeptidase, translated as MNDTIQLIKQLVEIPSPSGNTAKVISFVEEYLKSLNVQMIRNNKGGLLVTIPGKNNSQHRMLTAHVDTLGAIVKNIKSNGRLMIDLIGGFNYNSIEGEYCQIETTTGKTYTGTILMHQTSVHVYKDAGKLERNQKNIEVRIDEEVHNADDVRNLGIEVGDFISFYPRVEVTPSGFIKSRHLDDKASVALLLQLIKRIIMEHIKLPYTTHFLISNNEEIGYGGNSNIASETVEYLAVDMGAIGDGQETDEFTVSICAKDSSGPYHFGLRKKLIELAKQNQIKYKVDIYPYYGSDASAAIRSGHDLIHGLIGPGIDASHAFERTHISSLEHTSSLLYHYVQSELTEA; from the coding sequence ATGAATGATACAATTCAGTTAATTAAACAACTAGTTGAAATACCAAGCCCTTCTGGGAATACAGCTAAAGTCATTTCATTTGTTGAGGAGTATTTAAAGTCTTTGAATGTACAAATGATAAGAAATAACAAAGGCGGATTGCTGGTAACCATACCAGGAAAAAACAATTCACAACATAGGATGTTAACGGCTCATGTAGACACCCTAGGTGCTATTGTAAAAAACATTAAATCTAATGGCAGATTAATGATTGATTTAATAGGCGGTTTTAACTATAACTCTATAGAAGGTGAATATTGTCAGATTGAAACAACTACTGGGAAAACCTATACTGGAACAATCCTTATGCATCAAACTTCTGTCCATGTTTATAAGGATGCTGGTAAGCTAGAAAGAAATCAAAAGAATATTGAAGTAAGGATAGATGAGGAAGTACATAATGCAGATGATGTAAGAAATCTTGGTATTGAAGTTGGCGATTTTATTTCATTTTATCCAAGAGTAGAGGTAACACCTAGCGGATTCATTAAGTCTCGTCATTTAGATGATAAAGCAAGTGTGGCGCTTTTATTGCAACTAATTAAAAGAATAATAATGGAACATATTAAACTGCCTTATACAACTCATTTCCTTATTTCGAATAATGAGGAAATTGGATACGGTGGAAATTCGAATATAGCTAGTGAAACAGTTGAATATTTAGCTGTGGATATGGGTGCAATTGGGGATGGCCAAGAAACAGATGAATTTACAGTTTCAATCTGTGCAAAAGATTCAAGTGGACCTTATCATTTTGGTCTTCGGAAAAAATTAATTGAGTTAGCAAAACAAAATCAAATTAAATATAAAGTTGATATTTATCCATATTATGGATCTGATGCTTCTGCTGCGATACGATCAGGACATGATCTTATTCATGGATTAATCGGACCAGGAATTGATGCTTCACATGCGTTTGAAAGAACACATATTTCATCTTTGGAGCATACTTCAAGCCTACTTTATCATTATGTTCAATCGGAGTTGACAGAAGCGTGA
- a CDS encoding P-II family nitrogen regulator, which yields MKKIEAIIRPQKISEAIKGLKNLGITGFTVSQVVGRGKQRDTKGVYRGKNYNVTLHPKIKLEIVLSDHMVEPTIKTIISSAQTGEDGDGKIYVYPILEAYNIRTGEPDVSIDDLTIREFPAKEGM from the coding sequence ATGAAGAAGATAGAAGCGATAATAAGACCACAGAAAATTTCTGAAGCAATAAAGGGATTAAAGAACTTAGGAATTACTGGATTTACAGTTTCTCAAGTTGTAGGAAGAGGGAAGCAAAGAGATACAAAGGGAGTTTATCGTGGCAAAAATTATAATGTGACGTTGCACCCAAAAATCAAACTTGAGATTGTATTATCTGATCATATGGTGGAACCAACTATAAAAACAATTATTTCATCTGCGCAAACAGGTGAAGATGGTGATGGCAAAATCTATGTATATCCTATTCTAGAAGCCTATAATATTCGCACAGGTGAACCGGATGTTTCAATTGATGATTTAACTATAAGAGAGTTTCCCGCTAAGGAGGGAATGTAA
- a CDS encoding antibiotic biosynthesis monooxygenase, which produces MFVQVKKITVTEGNSAQVVDRFSKPGIIEEQEGFIDATVMVKKVRRGEEEVMVQIRWKSEEYWKQWEKSEAHIAGHKANRGKPKPEYIVNSEGGLYNVVSVKEAKVNIEG; this is translated from the coding sequence ATGTTTGTTCAAGTGAAAAAGATTACAGTCACAGAGGGAAATTCAGCCCAAGTTGTTGATCGATTTAGTAAGCCTGGTATTATTGAAGAGCAAGAGGGCTTTATTGATGCAACAGTAATGGTGAAAAAAGTCAGACGTGGTGAAGAAGAGGTAATGGTCCAGATTCGTTGGAAATCAGAGGAATATTGGAAGCAATGGGAAAAAAGTGAGGCTCATATCGCCGGTCATAAAGCCAATAGAGGTAAACCAAAGCCAGAATACATTGTAAACTCAGAAGGTGGTTTATATAACGTAGTAAGCGTTAAAGAAGCAAAAGTTAATATAGAAGGTTAG
- the proB gene encoding glutamate 5-kinase has protein sequence MTTLDNEKKRVVIKVGSSSLTSRHGEISRRKLEKLADEIALLKDEGHEIVFVSSGAVAAGYRKLGCIDRPTSLPEKQAAASIGQGLLIEAYSEIFLSHGYVASQILITRSDFSDEKRYNNVRNTLNVLLERGIIPIVNENDTVTVDRLKFGDNDTLSAKVAGLVEADQLMILSDIDGLYDSDPRKNEEAKLLEKVYEITPEIEEGAGESGSNVGTGGMRSKIDAVKIAMASGISTFLGKASLPNILGDAVRGEAKGTYFEVTNETVNLNQKKQWIAFHSGPEGEVTINKNVRTSIVDHKHSIYSSDIEKVEGQFEKGAVIRIIDHKGERIGLGVVNFSTEDLEKMTKASDEGVKKQEVVHFDDLVCELELSLPVGV, from the coding sequence ATGACGACCCTAGACAACGAAAAAAAACGGGTTGTAATAAAAGTAGGAAGCAGTTCTTTAACAAGTCGACACGGGGAAATTAGTCGACGTAAACTAGAGAAATTAGCTGATGAAATTGCCTTACTAAAGGACGAAGGACATGAAATTGTCTTTGTTTCTTCAGGTGCTGTTGCAGCAGGCTATCGTAAGCTAGGTTGTATTGACCGTCCAACATCTTTACCTGAAAAGCAAGCTGCTGCTTCAATTGGGCAAGGATTATTAATTGAGGCATATTCAGAGATCTTTCTATCACACGGGTATGTGGCATCACAAATCTTAATTACACGAAGTGATTTTTCGGATGAAAAACGCTACAACAATGTACGAAATACACTAAATGTTTTATTAGAACGTGGCATTATTCCAATTGTTAATGAAAATGATACCGTAACAGTTGATCGCTTAAAGTTTGGTGATAATGATACATTGTCTGCAAAAGTTGCTGGCTTAGTGGAAGCAGATCAATTAATGATTTTATCTGATATAGATGGTTTATACGATTCAGATCCTCGAAAAAATGAAGAAGCAAAATTACTTGAGAAAGTATATGAAATTACTCCTGAAATCGAAGAGGGAGCTGGGGAGTCAGGCAGCAATGTTGGAACAGGTGGGATGAGATCCAAAATCGATGCTGTTAAAATTGCTATGGCTTCAGGGATTTCTACTTTTCTAGGTAAAGCAAGCTTACCAAATATTCTAGGAGATGCTGTTCGCGGGGAAGCAAAGGGCACTTATTTTGAAGTAACAAATGAGACGGTGAATTTAAATCAGAAAAAACAATGGATTGCCTTTCACTCAGGTCCTGAAGGTGAAGTTACCATTAACAAAAATGTTAGAACGTCCATTGTTGATCACAAACATAGTATTTACTCATCGGATATTGAAAAAGTAGAAGGACAGTTTGAGAAGGGTGCTGTTATTCGAATAATTGATCATAAAGGAGAAAGAATTGGTCTTGGCGTGGTCAACTTTTCAACAGAAGATCTAGAAAAAATGACAAAGGCGTCAGACGAAGGTGTGAAAAAGCAAGAGGTTGTCCATTTTGATGATCTAGTATGTGAACTTGAATTATCGTTACCTGTAGGAGTATAA
- a CDS encoding PhzF family phenazine biosynthesis protein, with amino-acid sequence MIYYVVDVFAEEKYKGNQLAVFRNVGDLSSEEMQKIAKETNFSETTFIETDEKMDGGYCVRIFTPNEEVPFAGHPTLGTSYIIRNEIMEELEQEVVLKLKVGDIPVSFDKSELLWMKQNEPSFAQTFTYEQLSEVLNLDVADFDDNYLIEDVSTGLPFIIVPLKGLTEVKKAKINQEKLLELTEKTRAKAILVFSKETYHKEHHLNARVFVDVFGIPEDPATGSATGCLAGYLLKHQYFQTNSLDIKVEQGYEIQRESLLHIRAEEREGNYNIHVGGNVVKVAKGEWF; translated from the coding sequence GTGATCTATTATGTTGTTGATGTTTTTGCTGAAGAAAAATATAAAGGAAATCAGTTGGCAGTTTTTCGGAATGTAGGGGACTTGTCCAGTGAGGAAATGCAGAAAATTGCGAAGGAAACAAATTTCTCAGAAACAACTTTTATTGAAACTGATGAAAAAATGGATGGAGGATACTGCGTAAGAATTTTCACACCTAATGAAGAAGTGCCGTTTGCAGGACATCCAACATTGGGAACTTCTTACATCATTCGCAATGAGATTATGGAAGAACTTGAACAAGAAGTTGTACTAAAGTTAAAGGTCGGAGATATCCCTGTTTCTTTTGATAAATCTGAACTACTTTGGATGAAACAAAATGAGCCGAGCTTTGCTCAAACGTTTACATATGAACAATTGAGTGAGGTACTTAACTTGGATGTAGCTGATTTTGATGACAACTATCTCATTGAGGATGTATCAACAGGACTCCCCTTTATTATTGTTCCGTTAAAAGGGTTAACTGAAGTGAAAAAAGCCAAAATTAATCAAGAAAAACTACTCGAATTAACCGAAAAAACTAGAGCGAAAGCCATTCTTGTTTTCAGTAAAGAAACCTACCATAAAGAACATCACCTAAATGCAAGAGTGTTTGTTGATGTTTTCGGTATACCCGAAGATCCTGCAACAGGAAGTGCTACTGGTTGTTTGGCAGGTTACTTGCTAAAACATCAATATTTTCAAACAAACTCATTAGATATTAAAGTTGAGCAGGGGTACGAGATTCAAAGAGAATCTTTGCTTCATATTCGAGCAGAAGAAAGAGAAGGAAACTATAATATTCATGTTGGAGGAAATGTCGTTAAGGTCGCAAAAGGTGAATGGTTTTAG
- a CDS encoding copper resistance D family protein produces MSQLIPVTEYVSYMLFSFLVGHVVLQFVPQTHKPVITVTKQSLLLAVLGIIVLTFLPVLQVILFFSPDGLISLTSYSILTEFQVGIAWLYGSFFAVLLWMTLYVEGSKYIQAFFLLLMIFSVGYASHSSTLNLWPGLFSHAIHFLMITMWVGVLLHVGWLSKEVKDWHLFLKWFTPFSVILFFTVTITGIFLMFFVVEPRDYANSWVLTYGQMLLLKHLSIIPILAFALINGFLARKTKTNDQFNPIKWVQSETIILMVVFFITGVLGTLPPPHQVNATLIQEGPAPWIEYLIGQNITAPFIVQLSFHLEAVILLIIGVIFIGLLLISFYKKMSPFIALAFGIVFIISTYLGLMFSILIK; encoded by the coding sequence ATGAGTCAACTAATTCCAGTAACTGAATATGTATCGTATATGCTTTTTTCCTTTTTAGTTGGACATGTTGTATTACAATTTGTTCCACAAACACACAAACCTGTTATAACCGTAACTAAACAAAGCTTACTATTAGCTGTATTAGGAATTATTGTTTTAACTTTTCTTCCTGTATTACAAGTTATTTTATTTTTTTCTCCTGATGGGTTAATAAGCTTAACTTCCTATTCGATATTAACTGAGTTTCAGGTTGGCATCGCTTGGTTGTACGGAAGCTTCTTTGCAGTTTTATTGTGGATGACTCTTTATGTTGAGGGCTCTAAATATATTCAAGCATTTTTCTTACTATTAATGATCTTCTCAGTAGGCTATGCTAGCCATTCTTCAACACTTAATCTTTGGCCTGGATTATTTTCACACGCTATTCATTTTTTAATGATCACGATGTGGGTTGGTGTGCTATTACATGTTGGATGGCTTTCTAAAGAAGTTAAAGATTGGCATTTGTTTTTAAAATGGTTTACCCCTTTTTCTGTAATTCTGTTTTTCACAGTAACTATAACAGGCATTTTCCTTATGTTTTTTGTTGTTGAGCCAAGAGATTACGCCAATTCATGGGTACTCACCTATGGACAGATGTTACTTTTAAAACATTTAAGTATTATTCCTATTCTTGCTTTTGCATTAATAAATGGATTTTTAGCAAGAAAAACAAAAACAAATGATCAATTTAACCCCATAAAATGGGTACAATCAGAGACAATTATCTTAATGGTTGTATTTTTCATCACAGGTGTATTGGGAACATTACCTCCCCCACACCAAGTAAACGCGACATTAATTCAAGAAGGACCAGCACCATGGATAGAGTACTTAATTGGACAAAACATTACCGCTCCATTCATTGTACAACTTTCCTTTCATCTAGAAGCTGTCATTTTACTTATAATTGGAGTCATCTTTATCGGGTTGCTTCTTATTAGCTTTTATAAAAAGATGTCTCCGTTTATTGCTTTAGCTTTCGGAATAGTCTTTATTATTTCTACCTATCTAGGGCTAATGTTTTCGATTCTTATTAAATAA
- the proC gene encoding pyrroline-5-carboxylate reductase, producing the protein MLHDKTVAFLGAGSMAEAMISGLVKSEFPTENIIATNRSNEERLSALNENYGIKGIKLKDLPFDQIDVFILAMKPKDVDTALKGIKDHIKPNQLILSVLAGITTTYLEKNLHNGQQVVRVMPNTSSAIGESATAISPGHETSENNVRLTQDLLGCIGEVYTIEEKDMDIFTGLAGSGPAYFYYLMEHMEKQGSQAGFDLETTREIIAQTIVGAAKMVQEQDYTPTVLREKVTSPNGTTAAGLNALDENGGGKAIAKAVEHAAKRSKEISEQIQESLLVSLSK; encoded by the coding sequence ATGCTACACGATAAGACAGTTGCATTTTTAGGCGCAGGTTCGATGGCAGAAGCTATGATATCAGGATTAGTCAAATCTGAATTTCCAACAGAAAATATCATTGCGACAAATCGTTCCAATGAAGAACGGTTATCTGCACTAAACGAAAATTATGGTATCAAAGGAATCAAACTTAAAGATTTACCGTTTGACCAAATAGATGTCTTTATATTGGCAATGAAGCCAAAAGATGTTGATACAGCATTAAAGGGTATTAAAGATCATATCAAACCAAATCAACTCATATTATCAGTTCTAGCTGGAATTACAACAACATATCTTGAAAAAAACCTTCATAATGGCCAGCAAGTAGTTCGAGTAATGCCGAATACGTCAAGTGCGATCGGTGAGTCAGCTACTGCCATATCCCCAGGTCATGAAACATCAGAAAACAATGTTCGACTAACTCAAGATTTATTAGGTTGCATCGGTGAAGTTTATACAATAGAAGAAAAAGATATGGATATCTTTACTGGTCTAGCAGGAAGCGGCCCAGCTTATTTCTATTATTTGATGGAGCATATGGAAAAGCAAGGATCACAAGCAGGCTTTGACTTGGAAACAACAAGAGAAATCATTGCTCAAACGATTGTTGGTGCAGCCAAAATGGTTCAAGAGCAAGATTACACGCCTACTGTACTAAGAGAAAAAGTTACTTCACCAAACGGTACAACAGCAGCTGGATTAAACGCATTGGATGAAAATGGTGGGGGTAAAGCCATTGCGAAGGCAGTTGAGCATGCAGCAAAACGTTCAAAAGAAATTAGTGAACAGATTCAAGAGAGTTTACTAGTTAGCTTATCAAAATAA
- a CDS encoding DUF1540 domain-containing protein → MALDVLCEVSSCVHNIKNENKCGASQIYVVNHKEKNASSSGETDCKTFEPTDL, encoded by the coding sequence ATGGCACTAGACGTATTATGTGAAGTAAGCAGCTGTGTTCATAACATCAAAAATGAAAACAAATGTGGTGCATCTCAAATTTATGTAGTAAATCATAAAGAAAAGAATGCATCAAGCAGTGGAGAAACTGATTGTAAAACATTTGAACCAACTGATCTTTAA
- a CDS encoding ammonium transporter, translated as MELIHLNTVWIVIAAAMVLFMEGGFSLLEAGLVRTKNAVNVTMKIFVDLTIGALAFWVFGFAIMFGDSAFGFIGTSLFGSPEKISLGIELPSEAFVLFQMGFAVACISIISGAVAERMNFKAYIVAAALITLIIYPLSGHWIWNGEGWLAQLGMKDFAGSATIHAVGGFAALAMAKILGPRKGRFNSDGSVNVFAPSNIPLASSGAFILWFGWFAFNSGSTLDASNTSLASIAINTMLAGASGGTVTLLLTMNKFGKADPSMTINGVLSGLVAITAGCAFVNHWSAIIIGAISGVIVIYATLLIDNLKIDDPVGAVAVHGFNGLFGTIAVGLFDTTAGLFTTGQVSLLGVQLLGAVVVAVWGLIGGAAIAKISEVTVGLRATLEEEEEGLDMSYHGIPAYNELERFTDLPTSLYNFEETTGITVARTDQKKIVG; from the coding sequence ATGGAGCTTATTCATTTAAATACTGTTTGGATTGTTATAGCGGCAGCAATGGTTTTATTTATGGAAGGTGGATTTAGCTTATTAGAGGCTGGTTTAGTTCGTACAAAAAATGCTGTTAATGTAACGATGAAAATTTTTGTTGACTTAACAATTGGGGCTTTAGCGTTCTGGGTTTTTGGTTTTGCCATCATGTTTGGAGATAGTGCATTTGGGTTTATAGGAACAAGTTTATTTGGAAGTCCTGAGAAAATTTCTTTAGGAATAGAATTACCAAGTGAAGCATTTGTTCTTTTTCAAATGGGGTTTGCTGTTGCATGTATTTCGATTATTTCTGGTGCTGTAGCTGAACGTATGAATTTTAAAGCATATATTGTAGCAGCTGCACTTATTACGTTAATCATTTACCCATTGTCAGGTCATTGGATCTGGAATGGTGAAGGGTGGTTAGCTCAGCTTGGAATGAAGGATTTTGCAGGCTCCGCTACAATTCACGCAGTTGGAGGCTTTGCTGCATTAGCAATGGCTAAGATTTTAGGTCCGAGAAAAGGAAGGTTTAATTCTGATGGGAGCGTCAACGTATTTGCACCAAGTAATATTCCGTTAGCATCGAGTGGTGCGTTTATTTTATGGTTTGGTTGGTTTGCCTTTAATAGTGGTAGTACATTAGATGCTTCTAATACATCTTTAGCATCCATAGCAATTAATACAATGTTAGCGGGGGCAAGTGGTGGAACAGTTACATTATTATTAACAATGAATAAATTTGGAAAAGCTGATCCGAGCATGACAATTAACGGTGTACTATCTGGTTTAGTTGCTATTACAGCTGGCTGTGCCTTTGTTAATCATTGGAGTGCGATTATCATCGGAGCAATTAGTGGTGTAATTGTTATTTATGCAACATTACTAATTGATAATCTCAAAATTGATGATCCAGTTGGAGCGGTTGCGGTACATGGTTTTAATGGTTTATTTGGAACTATTGCCGTTGGTTTGTTTGATACAACAGCCGGATTATTTACAACAGGCCAAGTTTCTTTATTAGGCGTTCAACTATTAGGTGCAGTTGTTGTAGCGGTCTGGGGGTTGATTGGTGGTGCAGCAATAGCGAAAATTTCAGAGGTAACTGTTGGCTTACGTGCTACACTAGAGGAAGAAGAGGAAGGATTAGACATGTCTTACCACGGAATTCCTGCTTACAATGAATTAGAACGATTTACAGATTTACCAACAAGTTTATATAATTTTGAAGAAACAACAGGTATTACTGTTGCAAGAACAGATCAAAAGAAAATTGTAGGATAA